The following are encoded together in the Nymphaea colorata isolate Beijing-Zhang1983 unplaced genomic scaffold, ASM883128v2 scaffold0260, whole genome shotgun sequence genome:
- the LOC116268404 gene encoding uncharacterized protein LOC116268404 — protein MGKLLILSLLVLLVVGDKVLVILDNKQLEQTHSQFIELLKGEKNHQVEIAHSFGRNNIELKYYDRFRYDHIVVMKLFYAFGVELDELGTQLKDHFNNHESSTLITTLNYETISPFFSQNEGKHPLLYRGIGMNLVNYENYQLYNLIKAEPTTFSKNYKTGQAIRAGTTITLAAGVQGLNNARALLVGSLHFFSNEALSQSSYGNKNLYFTAEIEEHDSATNTWKPYVADDLQVELVMLDPWVRTTLVKGQGNKYHAEFYGIYQYKIIYKKPGYNFIKEAERVTIRPYKHDEFERFLFVAYPYFFGTFGTIIATFIFVVLYIYSGSSIKRKED, from the exons ATGGGAAAGCTACTTATCCTCTCACTGCTGGTTCTTCTGGTCGTCGGAGACAAGGTTCTTGTGATATTAGACAATAAGCAACTGGAGCAGACTCACTCTCAGTTCATTGAACTTCTGAAAGGAGAGAAaaaccatcaagttgaaatCGCACATAGCTTTGGCCGGAACAACATCGAATTGAAGTATTATGATCGCTTCAGATATGATCACATCGTGGTCAT GAAGCTATTCTATGCTTTTGGAGTTGAGTTGGATGAGCTTGGAACTCAGCTAAAGGATCATTTCAATAACCATGAGTCATCCACCTTGATCACCACTCTCAATTATGAAACCAtctctcccttcttttctcaaaatgaaggaaaacatcCTCTTCTTTACAGAGGTATTGGCATGAACTTGGTCAACTATGAAAATTATCAGCTCTATAACCTCATCAAGGCAGAACCTACCACCTTCTCTAAAAACTACAAGACCGGTCAAGCTATTAGAGCAGGAACAACTATCACACTTGCTGCTGGAGTTCAAGGTCTTAATAACGCAAGAGCTCTCTTGGTTGGGTCACTCCACTTCTTCAGTAATGAAGCTCTGTCGCAATCTAGCTACGGAAACAAGAAT CTTTACTTTACTGCTGAAATTGAAGAGCATGATTCTGCTACTAACACATGGAAGCCTTATGTTGCTGACGATCTCCAAGTCGAGTTGGTAATGTTGGATCCATGGGTGCGCACTACTCTTGTGAAGGGACAAGGCAACAAGTATCATGCCGAGTTTTat GGAATCTATCAATACAAGATCATCTATAAAAAACCCGGATACAACTTCATTAAGGAGGCAGAAAGAGTCACCATTCGCCCATACAAGCATGACGAGTTCGAAAGGTTCCTCTTCGTTGCATATCCTTACTTCTTCGGAACTTTCGGAACAATCATTGCAACTTTCATCTTTGTTGTGCTTTACATCTATAGTGGAAGCTCCatcaagagaaaagaagattgA